A single genomic interval of Panthera uncia isolate 11264 chromosome A1 unlocalized genomic scaffold, Puncia_PCG_1.0 HiC_scaffold_17, whole genome shotgun sequence harbors:
- the LOC125935170 gene encoding peptidyl-prolyl cis-trans isomerase A-like, which produces MVNRTMFFDITMDGGSLGCVSFKVFADKFPKTAENFHALSTGEKGFGYKGSCFHRIIWGFLCQDGDFTCHNGTSGKSICGEKLDKRNFILKHMGPGILSMANAGPNTNGSHFFICTAKTEWLDGKYVVFDKMKEGKNIVEAMEHFGAKNGKTSKITIADCEQI; this is translated from the coding sequence ATGGTCAACCGCACTATGTTCTTTGACATTACCATGGATGGCGGATCCTTGGGCTGCGTCTCCTTCAAGGTGTTTGCAGACAAATTTCCAAAGACAGCAGAAAATTTTCATGCTCTGAGCACTGGTGAGAAAGGATTTGGTTATAAAGGTTCTTGCTTTCATAGGATTATTTGGGGATTTCTGTGCCAGGATGGTGACTTCACATGCCACAATGGCACCAGTGGCAAGTCAATCTGTGGGGAGAAATTGGATAAGAGGAATTTCATCCTGAAGCACATGGGTCCTGGCATCTTGTCTATGGCAAATGCTGGACCCAACACCAACGGTTCCCACTTTTTCATCTGCACTGCCAAGACTGAGTGGTTGGATGGCAAGTATGTGGTCTTTGACAAGATGAAAGAGGGCAAGAATATTGTGGAAGCCATGGAGCACTTTGGGGCCAAGAATGGCAAGACCAGCAAGATCACCATTGCTGACTGTGAACAAATCTAA